In Geminocystis sp. NIES-3708, a single window of DNA contains:
- the pckA gene encoding phosphoenolpyruvate carboxykinase (ATP): MAITSLPFPEMAEQKSYISHLIEKRLNTQETSLPYDDESIYPPHFSVYGLDKLGIKNPTHVYRNLSVPKLIEHSLAKGEGILADNGALCVKTGKYTGRSPKDKFIVDEPTSREEIHWNELNVAISEHNFDLLYRRVISYCQRRDLYIFDGYVGADPHYRMSVRIINELAWQNLFAHQMFIRPTLQELNNHQADFTVICVPGLHGDPDFDDGINSEAFIVANFAKKLIIIGGSKYAGEAKKAVFSLMNYFMTIKDVLPMHCSANMDENGNTALFFGLSGTGKTTLSADSQRRLIGDDEHGWSQDGIFNFEGGCYAKTINLSFENEPQIWSAIRFGAITENIVLNPFNRNLDYNDRRWTENTRVAYPIDYIPNCVIPSIGSHPKIVIFLTADAFGVLPPISLLTKEQAMYHFMSGYTSKIAGTERGITEPQGTFSACFGKPFLPLSAVVYAKMLGERLDKHNSKVYLINTGWTGGSYGVGNRISIKETRAMVSAALNGDLDNVKFFPHPIFKVLIPETVPNVSPHILNPEDTWSDRHAYYNQANKLAQLFQENFSRFEIKDKNILQAQPQPIS; this comes from the coding sequence ATGGCGATAACCTCTTTACCTTTTCCCGAAATGGCTGAACAAAAATCTTATATATCGCATCTTATTGAGAAACGTTTGAATACTCAAGAAACATCTTTGCCCTATGATGATGAAAGTATTTATCCTCCTCATTTCTCTGTTTATGGGTTAGATAAGTTAGGCATTAAAAATCCTACCCATGTTTATCGTAATCTATCTGTTCCTAAATTAATAGAACACTCTTTAGCGAAAGGAGAAGGAATTTTAGCTGATAATGGTGCTTTATGCGTGAAAACTGGTAAATATACAGGGCGATCGCCTAAAGATAAATTTATTGTAGATGAACCAACTTCAAGAGAAGAAATTCACTGGAATGAACTAAATGTAGCTATTTCTGAGCATAATTTTGACTTATTGTACCGTAGAGTTATTTCTTACTGTCAAAGACGAGATCTTTACATTTTTGACGGTTATGTAGGAGCTGACCCCCATTATCGCATGAGTGTGCGTATTATCAATGAATTAGCATGGCAAAATTTATTTGCCCATCAAATGTTTATTCGCCCAACTCTACAAGAATTAAATAATCACCAAGCAGATTTTACCGTTATTTGTGTTCCTGGATTACATGGAGATCCTGATTTTGATGATGGAATCAACTCGGAAGCATTTATTGTCGCCAACTTTGCCAAAAAATTAATCATCATCGGTGGCTCAAAATATGCTGGAGAAGCAAAAAAAGCCGTTTTTTCTTTGATGAACTATTTTATGACCATAAAAGATGTTTTACCAATGCACTGTTCCGCTAATATGGACGAAAATGGTAATACAGCACTGTTTTTTGGCTTATCAGGTACGGGTAAAACCACCCTGAGTGCAGATTCTCAAAGACGCTTAATCGGCGATGATGAACATGGTTGGTCTCAAGATGGTATTTTTAATTTTGAAGGAGGATGCTATGCTAAAACCATTAATCTCTCCTTTGAAAATGAGCCTCAAATTTGGTCTGCTATTCGTTTTGGTGCAATCACAGAAAATATAGTTTTAAATCCTTTTAATCGCAATCTTGACTATAATGATAGACGTTGGACAGAAAACACAAGAGTAGCTTATCCTATTGATTACATACCTAATTGTGTGATTCCGAGTATAGGAAGTCATCCAAAAATAGTTATATTTCTCACCGCCGATGCTTTTGGGGTATTGCCACCTATTTCTCTTTTAACCAAAGAACAAGCTATGTATCACTTTATGTCAGGTTACACAAGTAAAATAGCTGGGACAGAAAGAGGTATAACTGAACCACAAGGAACTTTTTCCGCTTGTTTTGGAAAACCTTTTTTGCCACTTTCGGCAGTAGTTTATGCCAAAATGTTAGGAGAAAGATTAGACAAACATAATTCTAAAGTATATCTTATTAATACAGGATGGACTGGCGGAAGTTATGGGGTAGGTAATCGAATCTCTATCAAAGAAACTCGGGCTATGGTTTCAGCCGCTTTAAATGGTGATTTAGACAATGTCAAATTTTTTCCTCATCCTATTTTTAAAGTTTTAATACCTGAAACTGTGCCAAATGTTTCCCCTCATATTTTAAACCCTGAAGATACATGGAGCGATCGTCATGCCTATTATAATCAAGCAAATAAATTAGCACAACTATTCCAAGAAAATTTCAGTCGATTTGAAATAAAAGATAAAAACATTTTACAAGCACAACCACAACCAATTAGCTAA
- a CDS encoding NAD(P)H-quinone oxidoreductase subunit O encodes MANTIKKGAFVKAIPEKLANTLEAKASDNRFPAYIFESKGEILDLKDEYALVKFYTPTPSVWLKIDHLELVE; translated from the coding sequence ATGGCAAATACGATCAAAAAAGGTGCATTTGTAAAAGCTATCCCTGAAAAATTAGCTAACACTTTAGAAGCAAAAGCTAGTGATAATAGATTTCCAGCTTACATTTTTGAAAGCAAAGGAGAAATTTTAGATTTGAAGGATGAATATGCTTTAGTTAAATTTTATACTCCTACTCCTAGTGTATGGTTAAAAATTGATCACCTTGAATTAGTAGAGTAA
- the mdh gene encoding malate dehydrogenase, which yields MNKSLTLPVCSKIPKVSIIGAGNVGKTLAQRVIEHNLADVCLLDIVEGLPQGIALDLMEARGIELHNRNIIGTNEYQNTIDSDVIVITAGIARKPGMTREDLLKINAKIVTEAAQKCFIYSPDALYLVITNPLDVMTYLVWKTTDLPSHKVVGMAGVLDSSRLQTFIAMELGVSVNDVQGMVLGGHGDLMLPLPRYCTVSGIPITELMDTVTIERLVQRTRDGGAEIVKLLKTGSAYYAPASSAFQMIESVLLNQSQLLSAAVYLQGEYGLNDIYLGVPCRLGCYGVEQIIEINLTDEEKRTLYDSARSVRDNINLALEQLESE from the coding sequence ATGAATAAATCTCTCACTCTCCCTGTTTGTAGTAAAATTCCTAAAGTTTCAATTATTGGTGCTGGTAATGTGGGTAAAACTTTAGCACAAAGAGTCATTGAGCATAATCTTGCTGATGTTTGTTTATTAGATATTGTCGAAGGTTTACCTCAAGGAATTGCCCTTGATTTGATGGAAGCTAGAGGTATAGAATTACATAATCGTAATATTATTGGTACGAATGAGTATCAAAATACGATTGATTCTGATGTCATCGTGATCACCGCAGGAATTGCCAGAAAACCGGGTATGACAAGGGAAGATTTACTAAAAATTAATGCCAAAATTGTCACCGAAGCTGCTCAAAAATGTTTTATTTATTCTCCTGATGCACTTTATTTGGTAATTACAAATCCCCTTGACGTGATGACTTATTTAGTCTGGAAAACTACTGATTTACCGTCTCATAAAGTAGTGGGAATGGCGGGAGTGTTGGATTCTTCTCGTTTACAGACTTTTATTGCTATGGAATTGGGAGTGTCTGTTAATGATGTTCAAGGTATGGTATTAGGTGGTCATGGTGATTTAATGTTACCATTGCCTCGTTATTGTACAGTAAGTGGCATTCCTATCACTGAATTAATGGACACCGTAACCATTGAAAGATTAGTGCAACGCACAAGAGATGGCGGTGCAGAGATTGTTAAACTACTGAAAACTGGTAGTGCTTATTACGCACCTGCTTCTTCAGCTTTTCAGATGATTGAGTCAGTATTATTAAATCAATCTCAACTGTTATCTGCCGCCGTTTATCTTCAAGGGGAATATGGCTTAAATGATATTTATTTAGGTGTGCCTTGTCGCTTAGGATGTTATGGGGTTGAACAAATTATTGAAATTAATCTTACAGATGAAGAAAAAAGGACTCTCTATGATTCCGCACGATCTGTTCGTGATAATATCAATTTAGCCCTAGAACAATTAGAGAGTGAGTAA
- a CDS encoding dCMP deaminase family protein, giving the protein MEDREKDRPTWDEYFMLMAKLAATRSTCLAFPVGAVIVKNSQVLATGYNGSPSGSIHCTAQGFCYEGLSSCDASKILPSRAVHAEANAIAQAARHGIATNGATIYVTLEPCISCLKLVISAGIKEVFYETNFNSGEKLIVRDAFVADNLVKLYPMKVRENVAKKASLFLIEPVSITK; this is encoded by the coding sequence ATGGAAGATAGAGAAAAAGATCGACCAACATGGGATGAATATTTTATGTTAATGGCTAAATTAGCGGCTACTCGCTCTACTTGTTTAGCTTTTCCTGTAGGTGCAGTTATTGTCAAAAATAGCCAAGTATTAGCGACGGGTTACAATGGCTCTCCATCAGGCTCAATTCATTGCACCGCTCAAGGTTTTTGTTATGAGGGTTTAAGTAGCTGTGATGCTAGTAAAATATTACCATCAAGAGCTGTTCACGCAGAAGCCAATGCCATTGCCCAAGCGGCTAGACACGGTATTGCTACTAACGGAGCAACTATTTATGTTACTCTTGAGCCTTGTATTTCTTGTTTAAAGTTAGTTATTTCCGCAGGAATTAAAGAGGTTTTTTATGAAACTAATTTTAACTCGGGGGAAAAATTAATTGTCAGAGATGCTTTTGTGGCTGATAATTTAGTTAAGTTATATCCCATGAAAGTTCGTGAGAATGTGGCGAAAAAAGCCAGTTTATTTTTGATTGAGCCTGTTTCTATTACTAAATAA
- a CDS encoding dienelactone hydrolase family protein — protein MNIITSDVIIPNQDLQIQGFLAQPDTTEILPAVIVIQEIFGVNDHIKDVTCRIAKECYIAIAPAIYQRQAPNFTSGYTPKGIEIGRKYKDNTKAEELLSDIQATINYLYQLPNVKKTGVGTIGFCFGGHVVYLGATLPDVKATASFYGAGIANWCPNENFATIERTKDIKGKINCFFGLKDASIPEDQVKYIERELQIANIPHQIFLYPDADHGFFCDARASYHQESAQDAWQKVLELFKEMI, from the coding sequence ATGAATATTATTACTTCTGATGTTATTATCCCGAATCAAGACTTACAAATTCAAGGTTTTTTAGCACAACCAGATACCACCGAAATTTTACCGGCTGTGATTGTTATCCAAGAAATTTTCGGTGTAAATGATCATATTAAAGATGTTACCTGTCGGATTGCAAAAGAATGTTATATTGCGATCGCTCCAGCTATTTATCAACGTCAAGCACCTAATTTTACTTCTGGTTATACCCCAAAAGGTATCGAAATAGGGAGAAAATATAAAGACAATACCAAAGCCGAGGAATTATTAAGTGATATTCAAGCTACGATTAATTATTTATATCAATTACCTAACGTCAAAAAAACAGGAGTAGGCACAATTGGTTTTTGCTTTGGCGGTCATGTAGTATATCTAGGAGCAACTTTACCTGACGTTAAAGCTACAGCATCATTCTATGGGGCAGGAATCGCTAATTGGTGTCCTAATGAAAATTTTGCTACTATTGAGAGAACGAAAGATATAAAAGGCAAAATAAACTGTTTTTTTGGCTTAAAAGATGCTAGTATTCCTGAAGATCAAGTTAAGTATATTGAACGTGAATTACAAATAGCTAATATTCCTCATCAAATATTTCTTTATCCTGATGCAGATCATGGCTTTTTTTGCGATGCAAGGGCAAGTTATCATCAAGAATCGGCACAAGACGCATGGCAAAAAGTATTAGAATTGTTTAAAGAAATGATTTAG
- a CDS encoding TerD family protein, translating into MAISLQKGQRVSLDKIAPGLNAAFIGLGWDTNVTDTGYDFDLDASVFLLNAKEKLISDEHFIFYNNLTSPDPEKSVKHMGDNLTGEGDGDDEVVIVDLRKVPSDINRIVVTVTIHEAEKRGQNFGQVRNAFVRLVDVETKDEVLRYDLEENFSIETALIMTEIYRKDGEWRMNAVGAGYQGGLQALLNRYQ; encoded by the coding sequence ATGGCAATATCATTACAAAAAGGGCAAAGAGTCTCCCTAGACAAAATTGCCCCCGGCTTAAATGCCGCTTTTATCGGATTAGGTTGGGATACGAATGTAACTGATACAGGATATGACTTTGATTTAGACGCTTCTGTATTTTTGTTAAATGCGAAAGAAAAACTAATATCCGATGAGCATTTTATTTTCTATAATAATCTTACCAGTCCAGATCCTGAAAAATCGGTAAAACATATGGGAGATAACCTGACAGGAGAAGGAGATGGAGATGACGAAGTTGTTATTGTCGATTTGCGTAAAGTACCTTCAGATATAAATCGTATTGTCGTAACTGTGACAATTCATGAGGCAGAGAAGAGAGGACAAAATTTTGGGCAGGTAAGAAACGCCTTTGTCAGATTAGTAGATGTGGAAACCAAAGATGAGGTTTTACGCTATGACTTAGAGGAAAACTTTTCCATTGAAACAGCTTTAATCATGACGGAAATTTATCGTAAAGATGGAGAATGGCGTATGAATGCCGTTGGTGCTGGTTATCAAGGAGGTTTACAGGCTTTACTTAATCGTTATCAATAA
- a CDS encoding TerD family protein: MTISLQKGQRVSLDKVAPGLTAAFIGLGWDTNVTDTGGDFDLDASVFLLNSNEKLISDNHFIFYNNLTSPDPQKSVKHMGDNLTGEGEGDDEGIIADLRKVPADVQKIVITVTIHESEKRGHNFGQVRNAFVRLVNVETKEEILRYDLEENFSIETALIMAEIYRKDGEWRMNAVGAGYQGGLQSLLNRYQ, encoded by the coding sequence ATGACAATATCATTACAAAAAGGACAAAGAGTTTCATTAGATAAAGTTGCACCCGGATTGACAGCGGCATTTATTGGTTTAGGTTGGGATACAAACGTGACGGATACAGGAGGAGATTTTGATCTTGATGCTTCTGTATTTTTATTAAACTCCAATGAGAAACTAATTTCTGATAATCATTTTATCTTTTATAACAATCTTACCAGCCCAGATCCTCAAAAATCCGTCAAACACATGGGAGATAACTTGACAGGGGAAGGAGAAGGAGATGACGAAGGAATTATTGCTGACTTACGAAAAGTTCCCGCAGATGTTCAGAAGATAGTTATAACTGTAACTATTCATGAATCAGAAAAAAGAGGACACAATTTTGGACAAGTAAGAAATGCTTTTGTCAGATTAGTAAACGTAGAAACCAAAGAGGAAATTTTACGCTATGACTTAGAGGAAAACTTTTCCATTGAAACGGCTTTAATTATGGCAGAAATTTATCGTAAAGATGGAGAATGGCGGATGAATGCTGTTGGTGCTGGTTATCAAGGGGGTTTACAATCACTACTTAATCGTTATCAATAG
- a CDS encoding TerD family protein, which yields MAINLQKGQKISLKKEAPKLQQLMCGLGWDVAKKSGLLGGLFQSDFDLDASVLCLDSRGKLKSNSDIVYFGNLRHNSSAINHLGDNLTGSGDGDDEEINVNLPLIPSNISKLVFVVNIYEATTRKQDFGQVENAFVRLVNIANNQEIVRYTLSKNGYQGKTGMIMAELTRVDDDWEMTAKGDGIIAKSLGDIAKLYS from the coding sequence ATGGCTATTAATTTACAAAAAGGTCAAAAAATTTCTCTCAAAAAAGAAGCTCCAAAATTACAACAATTAATGTGTGGTTTAGGTTGGGATGTGGCAAAAAAAAGTGGTTTATTAGGAGGTTTATTTCAATCTGATTTTGATTTAGATGCTTCAGTTTTATGCTTAGATTCGAGAGGTAAACTTAAGTCGAATAGTGATATAGTTTATTTTGGTAACTTACGTCATAATTCTTCAGCTATTAATCATTTAGGAGATAATTTAACAGGTTCTGGTGACGGTGATGATGAAGAAATTAATGTCAATTTACCTTTAATTCCTAGTAATATTAGTAAGCTCGTTTTTGTGGTGAATATTTATGAAGCCACTACCAGAAAGCAAGATTTTGGACAAGTTGAAAATGCTTTTGTTCGTTTAGTAAATATTGCTAATAATCAAGAAATCGTCCGTTATACTCTTTCTAAAAATGGTTATCAAGGAAAAACAGGAATGATTATGGCAGAGTTAACCCGTGTTGATGATGACTGGGAAATGACAGCTAAAGGTGATGGTATTATTGCTAAAAGTTTGGGGGATATTGCTAAACTTTATAGTTAG
- a CDS encoding NAD-dependent epimerase/dehydratase family protein, which yields MRILIMGGTRFIGVSLTKILVDQGHEVVLFNRGNKPCPVNGVSQIHCDRKDITQLQEKLKGQKFDAIFDNNGRELSDTKPLVELFQDKISQFIYVSSAGVYLPSEQMPHREDDAVDLQSRHKGKYETEQFLKNQGIPFTSIRPVYIYGSGNYNDLEAWFFDRLVRDLPILIPSNGLHFTQFGHVEDLAIAMSKVLGNSNAIGQIYNISGDRYVTFKGLALACAQAIGKQQEEIEIKYYDPNQFNLGKRKAFPIRMQHFFTDISKAQKELNWQPKYDLVSGLKESFENDYLPSGRDKIEIDFSLDQEILNQI from the coding sequence ATGCGTATTCTTATCATGGGAGGAACTCGTTTTATCGGTGTTTCTCTAACTAAAATTTTAGTAGATCAAGGTCACGAAGTAGTTTTGTTTAATCGTGGCAATAAGCCTTGTCCCGTAAATGGTGTTAGTCAGATACATTGCGATCGCAAAGATATAACCCAATTACAGGAAAAATTAAAAGGACAAAAATTTGATGCAATTTTCGATAACAACGGACGAGAATTAAGTGATACGAAACCTTTAGTGGAACTATTCCAAGATAAAATTTCTCAGTTTATTTATGTTAGTTCAGCAGGAGTTTATTTGCCATCAGAACAAATGCCCCATAGAGAGGATGATGCTGTTGATTTACAAAGTCGCCATAAAGGTAAATATGAAACAGAACAATTTTTGAAAAATCAAGGTATTCCATTTACTTCTATTCGCCCTGTTTATATTTATGGTTCGGGCAATTATAATGATTTAGAAGCATGGTTTTTTGATCGATTAGTGCGAGATTTACCGATTTTAATACCTTCTAATGGTTTACATTTTACTCAATTTGGTCATGTGGAAGATTTAGCTATTGCCATGAGTAAAGTTTTAGGTAATTCTAATGCCATTGGACAAATTTATAATATTTCGGGAGATCGCTATGTTACCTTTAAAGGATTAGCTTTAGCTTGTGCCCAAGCCATAGGCAAACAACAAGAAGAAATAGAGATAAAATATTATGATCCTAATCAGTTTAATTTAGGAAAAAGAAAAGCATTTCCTATTAGAATGCAACATTTTTTTACTGATATTTCTAAAGCTCAAAAAGAATTAAATTGGCAACCTAAATATGACTTAGTATCAGGTTTAAAAGAGTCTTTTGAAAATGATTATTTACCATCGGGAAGAGATAAAATCGAAATAGATTTTAGTTTAGATCAAGAAATCTTAAATCAGATTTAA
- a CDS encoding MlaE family lipid ABC transporter permease subunit, protein MNKVFERLLSGIFLTGQILVHILQTKIYRSNTLDQMAFIGPASVPIALITAASVGMVFTIQVAREFIYFGATSAVGGVLALALTRELAPVLTAVVLAGRVGSAFAAEIGTMKVTEQIDALYILKTDPIDYLVTPRVIACSLMLPVLSILSLLVGMTAGLIISDLLYDISSSIFLDSVRNFLKTWDIVVCLIKSLIFGALIAIIGCNWGLTTSGGAKGVGRSTTEAVVISLISIFITNFFLSWLMFQGTGSAVIE, encoded by the coding sequence GTGAATAAAGTATTTGAACGCTTATTATCAGGAATATTTTTGACAGGACAAATTTTGGTTCATATATTACAAACAAAAATCTATCGTAGTAATACTTTAGATCAAATGGCTTTTATCGGTCCTGCGTCCGTACCTATTGCTTTAATTACTGCGGCATCAGTGGGTATGGTATTTACTATTCAAGTGGCTAGAGAATTTATCTATTTTGGGGCAACCAGTGCCGTTGGTGGTGTATTAGCACTGGCTTTAACTCGTGAATTAGCACCAGTTTTGACCGCGGTAGTTTTAGCTGGAAGGGTTGGAAGTGCTTTTGCGGCAGAAATTGGTACCATGAAAGTAACAGAACAAATTGATGCTTTATATATTTTAAAAACTGATCCGATTGATTATTTAGTGACTCCGAGAGTCATTGCTTGTTCTTTAATGTTACCAGTTTTGAGTATTCTTTCTTTATTGGTGGGTATGACAGCAGGATTAATTATTTCTGATCTTCTTTATGATATTTCTAGCTCAATTTTTCTCGATTCTGTGCGAAATTTTCTCAAAACATGGGATATTGTGGTTTGTTTGATAAAATCATTGATTTTTGGTGCTTTGATTGCTATTATCGGCTGTAATTGGGGTTTAACTACCAGCGGTGGTGCTAAGGGTGTAGGGCGATCGACTACTGAAGCGGTGGTTATTTCTCTAATTTCTATTTTCATAACTAATTTTTTTCTTTCTTGGTTAATGTTTCAAGGTACAGGAAGTGCAGTGATAGAGTAA
- a CDS encoding HAMP domain-containing methyl-accepting chemotaxis protein encodes MVSETDYQQRYGQAQTAYLEGDLETANNITDSIIEDYPHDPSVLLLKGHIHLRQQKYEIAKATYEEVLSLTDHQDLVSLAHQGLTQIQEEELDNFYPDEVETPDFEDDIEEIDDDEPNDNWTSSIQFDSIDWDVEDLEEEEIEDPTLQQNAPLNRDFSSPPPKAKSSSPSDNDSFNPFDDDDDDDTAANVVIDFSKNDNQNSEFEPLADNLLEMDIDESDFDGFGNDENDFDANDLQETGTPTFVVSSDEPELSDLEKMLTGGSELLGNFDEDFGDYSSELEPLTSAKKSTSFNTEIDEDDPLVPDGEDNFFFAPDELDDIPDIGADELPVSSIFTKEQRADKSFNNIIDNNDSVFDDDFENEITGSFSFDTDRINLDIEDDEISVSSSLTDISSTPLSVNVTPEVEIPQGNLAQYFDVPLFSKQLVHGGVTGLVTFLVVFFVSMLPATITPQTAEIKNTVTSAQKKENQKPSSTTQPKKETAKPTSKQSVSYPFGSRFFLSLLAGIASGGSTVAMGYLMSNHIKRYTNDLQNQFESVYQGNYEVKATVYSQDEFGTLAAGFNQMAKMINTTTTEARKRAEETERAREDLQRQVIRLLDDVEGAARGDLTVQAEVTADVLGAVADAFNLTITNLRKIVKQVKQAAVQVNKASTDSEVFARNQSSDALRMAEELAVTLNSVQMMTDSIQRVAENAREAEEVARSSSVTALKGGDAVERTVAGILQIRETVSETTRKVKRLAEASQQISTIVAVISQISSRTNLLALNASIQAARAGEAGRGFAIVAEEVRQLADRSAKSLQEIEQIVLQIQTETGSVMTAMEEGIQQVRDVTDRSEQAKRALEDIIQVSNRIDALVRSITADTDEQRENSRGVAKVMQAVELTAQATSQESQRVAGSLQNLVGIAKDLISSVERFKVEGK; translated from the coding sequence ATGGTATCGGAAACTGATTATCAACAAAGATATGGACAAGCTCAAACAGCTTATCTGGAAGGTGATTTAGAGACTGCTAATAATATTACAGACTCAATTATCGAAGATTATCCTCATGATCCTAGTGTTTTATTACTTAAGGGTCATATTCATTTACGTCAACAAAAATATGAAATTGCAAAAGCAACTTATGAAGAAGTATTGAGTTTAACAGATCATCAAGATTTAGTTAGCCTAGCTCATCAAGGATTAACGCAAATACAAGAAGAAGAATTAGATAATTTTTATCCTGACGAAGTAGAAACTCCTGATTTTGAAGATGATATTGAGGAAATTGATGATGACGAGCCGAATGATAATTGGACTAGTAGCATTCAATTTGATAGTATTGACTGGGATGTTGAAGATTTAGAAGAAGAAGAAATTGAAGATCCAACCTTACAACAAAATGCACCTTTAAATAGAGATTTTTCCTCTCCTCCTCCGAAAGCAAAATCTTCTTCTCCTTCAGACAATGATAGTTTTAATCCCTTTGATGACGATGATGATGATGATACGGCGGCGAATGTAGTTATTGATTTTTCCAAGAATGACAATCAAAATTCAGAATTTGAGCCTTTGGCGGATAATTTATTGGAGATGGATATTGACGAGTCTGATTTTGATGGTTTTGGGAATGATGAAAATGATTTTGATGCCAATGATTTACAAGAAACTGGTACTCCTACTTTTGTAGTTTCTTCTGATGAACCTGAGTTAAGTGATTTAGAAAAAATGTTAACTGGAGGTTCAGAATTATTAGGTAATTTTGATGAAGATTTCGGCGATTATAGTTCTGAATTAGAGCCTTTAACTTCTGCGAAAAAATCTACTTCTTTTAATACTGAAATTGATGAAGATGATCCTTTAGTGCCAGACGGAGAAGATAATTTCTTTTTTGCTCCTGATGAATTGGACGATATTCCTGATATTGGTGCTGATGAGTTACCTGTTTCTAGTATTTTTACTAAAGAGCAACGGGCTGATAAAAGTTTTAATAATATTATTGATAATAATGATAGTGTTTTTGATGATGATTTTGAAAATGAAATCACGGGTAGTTTTAGCTTTGATACTGATCGCATAAATCTTGATATAGAAGATGACGAAATAAGTGTTTCTTCTTCTTTGACAGATATATCCAGTACTCCTTTGTCTGTAAATGTTACCCCAGAAGTAGAAATTCCCCAAGGAAATCTTGCCCAATATTTTGATGTACCTTTATTTTCTAAACAATTAGTTCACGGTGGCGTGACGGGTTTAGTAACTTTTTTGGTAGTGTTTTTCGTAAGTATGTTACCTGCAACCATTACGCCTCAAACTGCAGAAATTAAAAATACAGTCACGAGTGCACAAAAGAAAGAAAATCAGAAACCATCGTCAACCACACAGCCGAAAAAAGAAACGGCAAAACCCACATCAAAACAATCTGTTAGCTATCCTTTTGGCAGTAGATTTTTCTTAAGTTTATTGGCAGGAATTGCCAGTGGAGGTTCAACGGTGGCAATGGGTTATTTGATGAGCAATCATATCAAACGTTATACTAATGACCTTCAAAATCAATTTGAGTCGGTTTATCAAGGTAATTATGAAGTAAAAGCCACAGTTTACTCTCAAGATGAATTTGGTACTCTAGCCGCAGGGTTTAACCAAATGGCGAAAATGATCAATACCACTACCACCGAAGCTCGAAAACGTGCGGAAGAAACAGAAAGAGCAAGAGAAGATTTACAACGCCAAGTTATCCGCCTTCTTGATGACGTGGAGGGAGCTGCTAGAGGAGATTTAACGGTACAAGCAGAAGTCACCGCAGACGTATTAGGTGCGGTAGCGGATGCTTTTAACCTAACCATTACTAACTTAAGAAAAATTGTTAAGCAGGTAAAACAGGCTGCCGTACAAGTAAATAAAGCTAGTACAGATAGTGAGGTATTCGCCCGAAATCAATCCAGTGACGCTTTAAGAATGGCTGAAGAACTAGCCGTAACTCTCAATTCCGTCCAAATGATGACGGACTCAATCCAAAGGGTAGCAGAAAACGCTAGAGAAGCGGAAGAAGTTGCTAGATCTTCTAGTGTTACAGCTCTTAAAGGTGGTGATGCGGTAGAAAGAACTGTGGCAGGTATTTTACAAATTAGGGAAACAGTATCAGAAACCACCAGAAAAGTTAAAAGATTAGCGGAAGCATCTCAACAAATTTCGACCATTGTCGCTGTTATTTCTCAAATTTCTTCTCGTACTAACCTTCTAGCATTAAATGCTTCGATTCAGGCGGCACGGGCGGGAGAAGCTGGTAGAGGATTTGCTATTGTTGCGGAAGAAGTGCGGCAGTTAGCTGATCGTTCTGCTAAATCTTTGCAAGAAATTGAACAAATCGTATTACAAATTCAAACGGAAACAGGTTCGGTAATGACGGCGATGGAAGAAGGTATCCAACAGGTAAGAGATGTAACTGATCGTTCTGAACAGGCAAAACGAGCTTTAGAAGATATTATTCAAGTATCTAACCGTATTGATGCTCTAGTAAGATCAATTACTGCTGACACCGATGAACAACGAGAAAATTCAAGGGGAGTGGCAAAAGTAATGCAAGCGGTAGAATTAACTGCTCAGGCAACTTCTCAAGAATCACAGCGTGTTGCTGGGTCGCTCCAAAATCTTGTGGGTATTGCGAAGGATTTAATTTCTTCTGTGGAACGTTTTAAAGTAGAAGGAAAATAA